Genomic window (Planococcus sp. MSAK28401):
TATATTTGTCACCGGAAAAAACACAGTGGATAGGCAGAACACGGAAGCTGATATGCAAGATTCAGTGACTTTGGCTATGAAAGATATCACTAAGCAAATTCGAAGTGCTGAAGAAGTGACATTAGAAGAAAATGATATTGTTTCAGAAACGGGAGCTTGCACCTATCAATTTGCCAATGCCCAAGGGACTACTTTAGAAACAGAATCCTTTAACTATCGATTTTCCAATCAAAAGATATACAAAAATGACGTAATGCTCGCTGAAAATATTGGAGCTGCTGCATTTTTGAAAAAAGACAATATAGTATTAGTGAAAATAGAAAGTCTGGACAAAGAGATTTCTCTTTGTACTAAGATCCTCATAAGAGAGTAGGTGGAATTAATGAAAAAACATTCTGGTAACCCATTAAAGATAATGACCAACAATGAAGGCATTTCTTTGGTTATGGTGCTTTTTGTTTTAGTAGTTATTTCTATTCTCGGACTTTCTATGATGGGGATGGCCGCCAACAACTTGACACAAAGTACTGGTGAACAAGACTTCCAATCGGCATTTTACATCGCTGAAGGCGGAGCAGTAAAGGCGATGGAAGAAATAAATGAAGAGAAAATAAAAATAGAATCAAATACAACTTCATCGGATAATTTCTTTCAGGAATTTGAACTTGCCCTTGCTGACCTGAACTCTCGTGTAATAGACTCTTTTGCTCCACATGCTGGAGAAACTCCGGTTGCTACTATTACTATAGAGAAAATCTCACTTGGGAAATACAAGCTGACATCTGTAGGAGAGATTGGCAGCCGTAAACGGGAAGTTTCAGGACATTTCAACGTGCAATACACACAAGGAAGCCGGTTTTCAATTCCGACAAACTTATCTTTGTACACTGAAGAGCAAATCGAGTTGACTGGCGGTGCGCAGGTTAATGGAAGTGTTGGTACTGAATTAACCTCAAACGGCTCCATCAAAATGGATGGTGGAGCAGGAATTTCAAATCAAATACTTGTTCCTGTCGGTTCTTCTCCCAACCCTATAAATGCTCCAAACGATTTGCTGAGCAAGCATGTTTCCAAAATTTCAAATTATAGTGGACAGCTGGTGCCACGTGAATTGCCGGCATTCCCTGAATATCCCTCATACCAACAAATGGCAGATGTCACAATCGGTGGTCAATACAATCGATTCAAGGTTATTGATAATGGAAACTTGAATATTACTTCGTGGCAGGCACAGAATTATATTTTAAATTTAACTAGTGATGTTTATTTTAAAAATATAAATGTAGCGCAAAATATTAAATTGACCATAGAAACGGGCAACAAAGACAGGGCGATCGTTGTAGATAATTTGAATTTGGCCACCGGTCAAATCCAGATAACCGGAACAGGAAAGTTAACGATTTATGTGACGCAAAATATGGCATTTGGCAGTGGTAATTTTAATCTGGATGGAAGCAGAGACAAACTGGAAATATTCTTGAAAGGAACAGCTGGAAACACTGCTAAGAAACACATCAATATTGCTGCTGACATGAAAATCAACGGTTCATTATATGCTGAAAATGCAAATATAACGTTTACAGGTGGAGGAGGCTTTTTAGGGCATGTGTTGACTGGTGGGGATAACCTTACAATTTCAGGTGGCGCCCGAGTGGGAAGTTCTCTTATTTTTGCACCAAATGCAGGTGTAAAATTATTAGGTGGTGGAAAAGTGGATGGATCCATCATCAGCAAAAGTTATTATGCCAATGGGGGAACGATTTTGAAATATGTTCCAATAAATCATGAAAGCATACCAATGATCGGAGAGCTTGGCTCAAGTGAGTCCGAGGTTGAAATTATTCCAGATCCATTTAGAGAATCGTGATTGCTACAACGAAACAAATAGATAAAAACTTATAGGGGGTATTCGTCGTTGGTTTATATTCTGATTTTCATTATCATCTCGGCAGTGGTTTTGCCGCTCACATATTTGCTTTTCAAACAGGTGCCGCTCGCAAAGCGGATGACAATTGTCGTCGGGGGACTTGCCACTGCGGGGGCAGCACTCATGATGCAAGGAATATATGCTTGGTACATGGTAATGCTGGCGCTTCTCGGATTGTCTTTTTTGGTTGCTTTTGCATACATGAAACTGACCGAGAAAGAACAAAAAGAGAGGCAGCGCTTGGCTGAAGAGCGCCGCGAGCTCAAAAGGCAAAACACAAAAACTTATTTAGCGACGCCAGAAGAAATACCCGCATTTGCAGAACCCGCTGAAAAGCCGAAACCGTTCGGCATGCATTCGATTGATTCTGGGCGAGAGGAGATTACCCGTGGACAATAAATTATTTGGACTGGCGTTTGCGATAGTTTTCGGCTTAGCGGTTTCAGTCTATAGCACGGCCAATGCCGGGGCTTATGCTGTAGATAACTGGCTGTTTCCAACAGAGGAATTTGGCGACAATACTTATATTGGCACGACCGATGTATCTAATATGGCAGTAGAATCGGCGAAAATGATGTTTGCTGGCCAGTCAGAAACGTGGCGCTCAAATGCTGAACTTCTTGTTACTTACCAGGATGTAACAGAAACTTATCCATTGGAAAATGCGGAAATTCTTTTGGATGAAACAGTGCGCAATGCCAAAACAGGTACTCAAAATAGTTTTGTTTTCGAGTTGCCGTCGTCCACGACGCGTTCTTTTTTAAGTGAACATTTTCCGGTAGCTGATTTTTCTGAAGGGGATATTGACGCCATCAACGGAAAATTGGAAACAGCTCTTCAAGGAGGGCAGATAAAAACGCAAGTCTCGATCAGTGATGATAGCCTGAGCATTGATCGTGAGCAGCTGGCAGCGGTTGCATTTCCATCTACGCTTTTAAATGAAGGCAGTTCCGTTGTGATCGAAGCTTTGGACGGAATTCAACTGGCACCAGAATCTCAATTCTCTTTTCTTGAATTTGTTGCCGGACTTCCACTGAATGATGTCAGCGATGCTCAGCTGACGCAAATCGCATCCGCAATTTATAGCACAGTGCTTCAAACCAACTTCCTAATAGATGAGCGCAGTATCGGTTCTCAGGTGCCGGACTCGATTCCATTAGGACAAGAAGCGTCAATAAACCGCCAACTTGGCATCGATTTGATCTTTACGAATCCAAATGAAAGTTCGTTCACTTTGAATTTATCTATCGAAAGCGACTCTTTGAACGCGTCCATCGCAGGATACCCTTATCAGTATTCATATACGATTGGAATTACTGAAGAAACGAATATCGAGCCACGATTGATTAAGCAATTCAGTGCATTTGTTTCCAGTGGCAATCAAGTTGAGTCAGAGGGACAAGCCGGAAAACGTTTGAATGTCATCCGAACAATTTTTGATGGTGGAGAAGTGATGGAAGTCGAAACGGTATCGAATGATTTCTATCCGCCAGTCCACCGTGTCGAAGTGCATGCGTTGGCTCAGTCGGAAGCAGAAACGTCAGTGCCGGTTGCCGGAGAACCCGGGTTTATCGATACTGATGGCGATGGCATTCATGATGAAACACCAATCAACAGTTTTCCGACAATAGGCCAGCCAGGTTTTATCGATCTAAATGGTGATGGTGTCCATGATGGAATTATAACCTTGCCCACCATCGGCCAGCCAGGTTTTGTAGATGAGAATGAAGATGGAATTCATGACGGAACACCGGCTATTACCGTTCCGGTTGAGGGGCAGCCTGGTTTCGTGGATGAAAATGGCGACGGTATCCATGACACGATAACGATTACGCCGACAGTGCCATCGGCTGGACAACCCAGTGATTCAGTTTCTGACGATCCGACAGCTCCTGAACCCACTGAAGATGAAAATACAGCTGACGAGGTGCCTATTTACGATAAAGGCGGCAAGCTGATTCCTAAGTAACTGTAAGAGAGGGGAGCTCGACATGGCGATTGTCAGAAAAAGACTAGGCGATATATTGGTCGAACATGGATTGTTAACGGAAGCGGATTTACAAGAAACATTGAGCGGCAAGCAAACCGATCAAAAGCTTGGAGATGCACTCCTGCAGCGCGGTATCATCACAGAGCAGCAATTGATCGAAACGCTGGAAGTCCAGCTGGACATCCCTCATGTATCACTTTTTCGCTACCCGTTCGATCCGATGCTTTTCAACGTAGTGCCTAAAGAGTTTGCTAAGCGCAAGCTTTTGGTGCCGTTGAAGACGGAAGGGGACCGGTTGTTTATTGCCATGAACGACCCGACGGATTTTATAACGATAGATGATCTCAGGCTGACAACCGGCTTCCAGATCGAGCCGACGATTGCTTCCAAAGAAGATATCGTTCGGACTATTGCCAAATACTATGATGAAGAATCGTATGACGAGTTATTGGAAGAATTACCTCAGGTTGCGGAAGAGCAGCAAAGAGAATTGAATGATCTGGATGCACCGATTGTCCGGCTGGTCAACCAGATACTCTCGAACGCCGTTGCCCAAAAAGCCAGTGATGTCCATTTTGATCCGCAGGAAAACCGGGTTCTGGTGCGCTATCGAATTGATGGCACGCTCCGCACTGAGCGGGTTTTGCCTAGAAATATGCAACAAATGATTACTGCAAGAATCAAAATTTTGGCGAACTTGGATATTACCGAGAATCGTATTCCCCAGGATGGCCGCATCAAGACAACGGTAGACTTTCGCGCCATCGATTTGCGGGTATCCTCTCTGCCGACAGTTTTTGGTGAAAAAATTGTCATGCGGATTTTGGACTTAAGCCAAAATCTTACCGACATTTCAAAGCTCGGTTTTAATGACTTGAACATGGAGCGGTTTTTGAACGAAATTGATAAGCCCAATGGCATTATCCTCATATCCGGCCCGACCGGTTCCGGGAAATCTTCAACGCTTTACGCTGCATTGAACAAGCTTAACTCGGAAGAAGTCAATATTATCACCGTAGAAGACCCTGTTGAGTACCAACTGGAAGGAATAAACCAGATTCAAGTAAATGCCAATGTCGGATTAACATTTGCAGCCGGTCTTCGGTCGATTTTGCGACAGGATCCGGACATCGTCATGGTCGGTGAAATCCGTGACAAGGAAACGGCGGACATTTCCATACGTGCTTCTTTAACCGGCCACTTGGTGTTAAGCACAATCCACACAAATGATTCGATCGCTTCGATTACGCGGCTGATGGATATGGGAATAGAGCCCTTCCTCGTCACAGCATCTTTAAATGCCGTCGTGGCACAACGCTTGATCCGGCGTGTCTGTCGGGACTGCAAGGAAAATCAAATCGCTACCGTGCGAGAAAAAGCGATTTTTGCCAAGCGTGGCATCTCAATCGACACAGTCTCGCGTGGAAAAGGCTGCCCTCAATGCAATATGAGCGGCTATAAAGGACGCATGGCGATCCATGAGGTGCTGGTAGTAGATGATGCCATCAAAGACATTATCAACCGAGGCGGCACTGCAGCGGAAATCCGAGAGATCGCCGTCAAAAATAAAACCATCTTCCTCATAGACGATGGACTATTAAAAGTAAAGGAGGGCATGACAACGACGGAAGAAGTGCTTCGCGTTGCCATGACAGACTAGCCTATGCCTACAACTACATTTATCGATCACGTATTGACCGAAGCCAAAGAACGCAATGTCTCCGATGTCCACATGACAACCGGCATCCCGCCGGTTTTCCGGATGAATGGCACGCTGGTTCAATTTGGTGAAAGTAAACTCATGCCCGACGACACGATGGCCATTGCAAAAGCCTTAATGCCGGAATCTTTGTGGGATACCTTTCTTGAAAAAGGGGAGATGGATTATTCCTACTCGATTGCCGGTGTGGCTCGCTATCGAGTCAACTCTTTCCACCAACGCGGCTCGATTTCGCATGCCTTTCGAACAATTCCGTCGCGAATTCCAACTATCGACGATTTACAAATGCCGGATACATTAAAAAAACTGGCAGATACACATCAAGGGTTGATCTTAGTGACCGGTCCGACCGGTTCCGGAAAGTCGACAACTCTAGCCGCCATGATTCGCTATATGAATGAAAATATGACCAAGCACATCATTACACTTGAAGATCCGATCGAGTATATGCATCGACATGGCACGTCGGTCATCGATCAGCGCGAAGTCGGCTTTGATACAAATTCATTCGCCAACGGGCTGCGTGCTGCCCTTCGGCAGGATCCGGATGTTATTCTCGTCGGCGAGATGCGGGATCTGGAAACTATCACAACCGCCATCACCGCTGCGGAAACTGGCCATTTGGTTATGGGCACCTTGCATACGTCCAGTGCTGCTTCGACAATCGAGCGGATTATCGACGTTTTTCCGCACGAACAACATGCCCAGATACGAACACAGCTCGGTGGCATT
Coding sequences:
- a CDS encoding VanW family protein; this encodes MDNKLFGLAFAIVFGLAVSVYSTANAGAYAVDNWLFPTEEFGDNTYIGTTDVSNMAVESAKMMFAGQSETWRSNAELLVTYQDVTETYPLENAEILLDETVRNAKTGTQNSFVFELPSSTTRSFLSEHFPVADFSEGDIDAINGKLETALQGGQIKTQVSISDDSLSIDREQLAAVAFPSTLLNEGSSVVIEALDGIQLAPESQFSFLEFVAGLPLNDVSDAQLTQIASAIYSTVLQTNFLIDERSIGSQVPDSIPLGQEASINRQLGIDLIFTNPNESSFTLNLSIESDSLNASIAGYPYQYSYTIGITEETNIEPRLIKQFSAFVSSGNQVESEGQAGKRLNVIRTIFDGGEVMEVETVSNDFYPPVHRVEVHALAQSEAETSVPVAGEPGFIDTDGDGIHDETPINSFPTIGQPGFIDLNGDGVHDGIITLPTIGQPGFVDENEDGIHDGTPAITVPVEGQPGFVDENGDGIHDTITITPTVPSAGQPSDSVSDDPTAPEPTEDENTADEVPIYDKGGKLIPK
- a CDS encoding PilW family protein, which codes for MGKLMRIARLDSKGLTLVEILAVLALLGIIITLSMNIFVTGKNTVDRQNTEADMQDSVTLAMKDITKQIRSAEEVTLEENDIVSETGACTYQFANAQGTTLETESFNYRFSNQKIYKNDVMLAENIGAAAFLKKDNIVLVKIESLDKEISLCTKILIRE
- a CDS encoding GspE/PulE family protein, translated to MAIVRKRLGDILVEHGLLTEADLQETLSGKQTDQKLGDALLQRGIITEQQLIETLEVQLDIPHVSLFRYPFDPMLFNVVPKEFAKRKLLVPLKTEGDRLFIAMNDPTDFITIDDLRLTTGFQIEPTIASKEDIVRTIAKYYDEESYDELLEELPQVAEEQQRELNDLDAPIVRLVNQILSNAVAQKASDVHFDPQENRVLVRYRIDGTLRTERVLPRNMQQMITARIKILANLDITENRIPQDGRIKTTVDFRAIDLRVSSLPTVFGEKIVMRILDLSQNLTDISKLGFNDLNMERFLNEIDKPNGIILISGPTGSGKSSTLYAALNKLNSEEVNIITVEDPVEYQLEGINQIQVNANVGLTFAAGLRSILRQDPDIVMVGEIRDKETADISIRASLTGHLVLSTIHTNDSIASITRLMDMGIEPFLVTASLNAVVAQRLIRRVCRDCKENQIATVREKAIFAKRGISIDTVSRGKGCPQCNMSGYKGRMAIHEVLVVDDAIKDIINRGGTAAEIREIAVKNKTIFLIDDGLLKVKEGMTTTEEVLRVAMTD
- a CDS encoding type IV pilus twitching motility protein PilT produces the protein MPTTTFIDHVLTEAKERNVSDVHMTTGIPPVFRMNGTLVQFGESKLMPDDTMAIAKALMPESLWDTFLEKGEMDYSYSIAGVARYRVNSFHQRGSISHAFRTIPSRIPTIDDLQMPDTLKKLADTHQGLILVTGPTGSGKSTTLAAMIRYMNENMTKHIITLEDPIEYMHRHGTSVIDQREVGFDTNSFANGLRAALRQDPDVILVGEMRDLETITTAITAAETGHLVMGTLHTSSAASTIERIIDVFPHEQHAQIRTQLGGIIKAVISQRLLRTADGKGRVAATEIMISNPAISNLIRSEKVHQIPNVILTNRAAGMHMMETSVQELLKKGKITREVAQPYLKGAE
- a CDS encoding DUF7305 domain-containing protein, which codes for MKKHSGNPLKIMTNNEGISLVMVLFVLVVISILGLSMMGMAANNLTQSTGEQDFQSAFYIAEGGAVKAMEEINEEKIKIESNTTSSDNFFQEFELALADLNSRVIDSFAPHAGETPVATITIEKISLGKYKLTSVGEIGSRKREVSGHFNVQYTQGSRFSIPTNLSLYTEEQIELTGGAQVNGSVGTELTSNGSIKMDGGAGISNQILVPVGSSPNPINAPNDLLSKHVSKISNYSGQLVPRELPAFPEYPSYQQMADVTIGGQYNRFKVIDNGNLNITSWQAQNYILNLTSDVYFKNINVAQNIKLTIETGNKDRAIVVDNLNLATGQIQITGTGKLTIYVTQNMAFGSGNFNLDGSRDKLEIFLKGTAGNTAKKHINIAADMKINGSLYAENANITFTGGGGFLGHVLTGGDNLTISGGARVGSSLIFAPNAGVKLLGGGKVDGSIISKSYYANGGTILKYVPINHESIPMIGELGSSESEVEIIPDPFRES